A region from the Pirellulales bacterium genome encodes:
- a CDS encoding aspartate aminotransferase family protein encodes MSTVIEPRRQVFAIEHPNEPQSNEIRRTIAELEPLGMRTFTPSMTVIARSEGCYHYTPEGKKLADFTSGVLVTNLGHNPARWWKSMQQYMGHGLSDVREGYSSAMPLSSYNAITTLEAMACERLIANMQSQPGGGRMEQVLWSASGSEGMIKALRAALAQDLNRQVILATRHGFHGKKGLAGAVTGTEADPERDPRVRFISFPHEECYSVQNRRQPIDLTKYEMELTKLRDELGDAICCLVTEPYLGGGGSYHPQKEYLQLLESFCRRHDIVFILDEVQANFGRTGSMYAFTEYGVEPDIVVLGKGMANGVPVDAAVGRADLFARFDYGEASDTWSGHPLGCAAVLSTLDEFEKQDVLGQARELTRVIEEGLLKLTELPAVDAIRGEGTVWGIQCAAIGARNSKDVAKGIVKACYHGDNAGHSIHLLGPLSGDVIRVAPPLVMPLDESEEYFAALYRIVANLA; translated from the coding sequence ATGTCAACAGTCATCGAACCACGCCGCCAAGTGTTCGCAATCGAGCATCCCAATGAACCGCAGTCGAACGAAATCCGCCGAACGATTGCGGAACTTGAACCTCTCGGCATGCGTACCTTCACACCGAGCATGACCGTTATTGCGCGGAGCGAAGGTTGTTACCATTACACACCGGAAGGTAAAAAACTCGCCGACTTCACATCCGGCGTCTTGGTGACGAACCTGGGCCACAATCCAGCGCGGTGGTGGAAGTCCATGCAGCAGTATATGGGCCACGGCCTGAGTGATGTGCGCGAGGGATATTCTTCCGCGATGCCGCTTAGTTCGTACAACGCAATCACCACGCTCGAAGCGATGGCCTGCGAGCGACTCATTGCGAACATGCAATCGCAACCCGGCGGCGGGCGGATGGAGCAGGTGCTGTGGTCCGCCAGTGGTAGCGAAGGGATGATTAAAGCCCTCCGCGCGGCGCTCGCCCAAGACCTCAACCGGCAAGTGATTCTTGCCACTCGACATGGCTTCCATGGCAAGAAAGGCTTGGCCGGCGCGGTCACCGGGACCGAGGCCGATCCGGAACGTGATCCACGCGTTCGATTCATTAGCTTCCCGCACGAAGAATGCTATTCGGTTCAGAATCGCCGGCAGCCGATCGATTTGACGAAGTATGAAATGGAACTGACCAAGCTGCGCGATGAACTTGGCGATGCGATTTGCTGCCTCGTGACCGAACCGTATCTCGGCGGCGGCGGGTCGTACCATCCGCAAAAGGAATACCTACAACTGCTCGAATCGTTTTGCCGACGGCACGACATCGTGTTCATCCTCGACGAAGTACAGGCCAACTTCGGCCGGACGGGATCGATGTATGCTTTCACCGAATACGGCGTCGAGCCGGATATTGTAGTCTTGGGCAAAGGCATGGCCAACGGAGTGCCGGTCGATGCCGCCGTTGGCCGGGCAGATTTGTTCGCGAGGTTCGACTATGGCGAAGCCTCGGATACCTGGAGTGGTCACCCACTCGGCTGCGCCGCGGTATTGTCGACGCTAGATGAGTTCGAAAAGCAGGACGTGCTAGGGCAGGCCCGTGAACTGACGAGAGTTATTGAAGAGGGATTGCTAAAGCTAACGGAACTGCCGGCCGTCGATGCCATCCGGGGCGAGGGAACCGTGTGGGGCATCCAATGCGCGGCAATCGGTGCGCGAAACTCGAAGGATGTGGCGAAAGGAATCGTCAAAGCGTGCTACCACGGCGACAATGCTGGCCACTCAATCCATCTACTCGGTCCGCTGTCCGGCGATGTGATCCGGGTGGCACCGCCGCTGGTGATGCCGCTCGATGAATCGGAAGAGTACTTTGCGGCATTATATCGGATTGTCGCGAATCTTGCCTGA
- a CDS encoding PepSY domain-containing protein, which translates to MNRPTACFSGGIVLLASCFAVAALGDDRLPRDSKPLEAIVESLESSGYVVVDADIDHGHWEIDAYKDNEPYELHIDPVTGKTLFTYRDDADPAPPAGAMKLSKLLKAVSAGGYSPILSAEFKHGRWEVEARKDGQKRELEVDAASGKIVSDRVDD; encoded by the coding sequence ATGAACCGACCTACCGCCTGCTTTTCTGGAGGGATTGTGTTGCTCGCCAGTTGCTTTGCTGTTGCCGCGCTGGGCGACGACCGCCTGCCTCGCGATTCCAAGCCACTGGAGGCGATCGTTGAGTCGCTAGAGAGTTCAGGTTACGTTGTCGTTGATGCGGACATCGACCACGGCCACTGGGAGATCGATGCATACAAGGATAACGAGCCTTACGAATTGCACATCGATCCTGTGACGGGAAAGACGCTGTTCACATATCGAGACGATGCCGATCCTGCGCCGCCAGCCGGCGCCATGAAGCTTTCCAAATTACTGAAAGCTGTGAGCGCCGGCGGTTACTCACCGATCTTGAGCGCAGAGTTCAAACACGGCCGATGGGAGGTAGAGGCCCGCAAGGATGGACAGAAGCGAGAACTTGAAGTCGACGCCGCCAGCGGCAAGATTGTTTCCGACCGCGTGGACGACTAA
- a CDS encoding response regulator transcription factor yields MGIKVLLVEDECDLADFVTRGLREEGYVVEAASDGISGWQALKSREWDVVILDWGLPGTDGLTLLNQFRERDKSTPVLFLTARDTVPDRVKGLDGGADDYLCKPFAFDELLARLRALVRRPSQSAGKIIEKFGIRIDLETQRAERDGAKLDLTAKEQALLLFFMRHPHQVLTRTRIYEQVWDERYDGFSNTLEVHVKELRRKLEAHGSRLIHTLRGRGYRFDSTSPEEDGI; encoded by the coding sequence ATGGGTATCAAAGTACTATTGGTGGAAGACGAGTGCGACCTGGCCGATTTCGTCACCCGCGGACTGCGCGAAGAAGGCTATGTCGTCGAAGCCGCAAGCGATGGAATCAGCGGCTGGCAGGCATTGAAGAGTCGAGAGTGGGACGTCGTGATCCTCGATTGGGGACTGCCAGGAACCGATGGATTGACGCTACTCAATCAATTCCGCGAACGCGATAAATCCACTCCAGTGCTGTTCCTGACGGCACGCGACACCGTGCCCGATCGCGTGAAAGGACTGGATGGTGGCGCCGACGATTATTTGTGCAAGCCATTTGCCTTCGACGAACTGCTCGCGAGGCTTCGCGCTTTGGTCCGTCGGCCAAGTCAATCGGCCGGCAAGATCATTGAGAAATTCGGCATCAGAATCGATCTGGAAACTCAACGCGCCGAACGAGACGGAGCCAAGCTCGATTTGACCGCCAAAGAGCAAGCCTTACTCCTGTTTTTCATGCGTCACCCTCATCAAGTGTTGACGCGCACGCGAATTTATGAACAAGTGTGGGACGAGCGATACGATGGCTTCTCCAATACTCTCGAAGTCCACGTCAAGGAATTGCGCCGCAAGTTGGAAGCACACGGTTCGCGGCTGATCCACACGCTGCGCGGGCGAGGCTACCGGTTCGATTCAACTTCTCCCGAGGAAGATGGAATATGA
- a CDS encoding HAMP domain-containing protein, translated as MSLTNRLLVFLLSLLAAVLIGFSLAVYLLVNHYLRVEADERLAAAMNTLVSSIDIEPDNVEWEPDDRTISLPRGPLGDEVCWFITDIDGHVLDASLTPGTEKLRRQIASTASSAPALELNASGDGWHYLQRHVQASQISEGDLHRQRTAEEIEKGEYSSLIVVVGISQVVMRQATQNLIFALAAVGFAFWGACFAMGRLICRRALQPVTRMAEAASAMSSRDLNQRLPAVPSGDELATMNRAFNQLLDRLETAFERQRRFTGDASHQLRTPLTIIQGQAEVALRRTRSAEEYQEVLQTVRQQVRKLNALVESLLFLARAESESALPALQLLDLASWLTEFERSWKSPQENAVVRFERSAITSPIVSAHPEMLSEIARNLLDNAIKYSPPRSPVVVHLIESKRRVGFCIEDEGSGMSQDEVSHVFQPFFRSESAQRSGTEGSGLGLSIASRLSAAMNGTIEVESQPNRGSRFSVWLTRSEA; from the coding sequence ATGAGCCTCACCAACCGCCTGCTAGTATTCCTGCTGTCGCTGTTGGCGGCGGTGCTGATCGGCTTTTCCTTGGCCGTTTATCTGCTGGTGAACCATTATTTGCGGGTAGAAGCGGATGAACGCTTGGCCGCCGCAATGAACACACTGGTCAGTTCCATTGATATTGAGCCGGACAACGTTGAGTGGGAACCTGACGATCGGACCATTTCGCTTCCGCGTGGCCCGCTGGGAGATGAAGTCTGCTGGTTTATCACCGATATCGACGGCCACGTCCTGGACGCATCACTGACACCTGGCACCGAAAAACTTCGTCGGCAAATCGCCAGTACGGCCAGCAGTGCCCCAGCGTTGGAACTCAATGCGAGTGGCGATGGCTGGCACTACCTGCAACGACACGTTCAAGCATCCCAGATCTCCGAGGGCGACTTGCACCGCCAGCGCACCGCCGAAGAAATTGAGAAGGGGGAGTATTCGTCGTTGATCGTGGTGGTCGGAATTTCGCAAGTTGTGATGCGACAGGCCACGCAGAATTTGATCTTTGCGCTGGCGGCCGTCGGATTCGCATTCTGGGGAGCGTGCTTTGCCATGGGGCGATTGATTTGTCGCCGAGCCTTGCAGCCAGTCACACGGATGGCGGAAGCCGCCAGCGCCATGAGTTCGCGCGACCTGAACCAACGCTTGCCGGCCGTGCCCTCTGGCGACGAACTGGCGACCATGAATCGGGCCTTTAATCAATTGCTGGATCGGCTGGAGACGGCGTTTGAGCGGCAGCGACGATTTACTGGCGATGCGTCGCATCAATTGCGCACGCCCCTGACGATTATCCAAGGTCAGGCTGAAGTGGCGCTTCGCCGGACGCGATCGGCCGAAGAATATCAAGAAGTTTTGCAAACGGTGAGGCAGCAAGTCAGGAAGTTAAATGCGCTGGTGGAGAGTCTGTTGTTTCTGGCCAGGGCCGAGTCGGAATCCGCGTTGCCGGCACTGCAATTGTTGGATCTGGCCTCTTGGCTCACTGAATTTGAACGAAGTTGGAAATCGCCGCAGGAAAATGCGGTGGTTCGCTTTGAGCGCTCTGCAATAACATCACCGATCGTTTCGGCTCATCCGGAAATGCTCAGCGAAATCGCCAGGAATCTGCTCGACAATGCGATTAAGTACAGCCCGCCTCGAAGCCCTGTCGTTGTCCATCTGATCGAATCAAAGCGGCGCGTTGGGTTTTGCATTGAAGACGAAGGTAGCGGAATGAGCCAAGATGAAGTCAGCCACGTCTTTCAACCATTCTTCCGCTCCGAGTCGGCTCAGCGATCCGGCACTGAAGGGAGCGGCTTGGGCCTGTCGATTGCCAGCCGGTTGTCGGCCGCAATGAACGGCACGATTGAAGTGGAAAGTCAGCCCAATCGCGGCAGCCGATTCTCGGTGTGGCTTACGCGCAGCGAAGCATAG